A genomic region of Salinibacter pepae contains the following coding sequences:
- a CDS encoding potassium channel family protein has translation MNDWQKRVAGATGVVAMTLLTYALVYQWGMAVYEDRSVMYIQALQVVIEAITTAGFGSHAPWSSPQMNAMVLFMNLTGVLFVFLAIPLFAVPVLRDAFEHRPPETFSGTDHVVLAPHTPRIEALIDELEAQGRGYVLLEPRRERARTLHVDGYPVVHGDPESVSVLEGVDLQAASALVVDGRDEVDTSVILSAREISDEVQTVAVIEDEALEPYHRMAGTDRVLSPRQLLGKGLAGEIPFLLRMAEDTTIGIGEDLEVAELDIEPGSPLCDQTIGELRLRERFGIDVIGAWFDGAFESPVGPGTTVSCRARLLVSGGPDRIQALRREDSSTLQLRKRQRVIVVGYGRSGQAAVDVLADTEARVTIVDAKDRPEVDVVGDARDPGAYKEADAGTADAIMIDLDDDTTTLFATLIARDANPAAHIVARANAEENVRKIYRAGADYVQSLASISGRMMAATVLEQEEVLSFRTKIDMVRLPAGRLAGRTLAGEDVRARTGCTVVATVRDGDVITSLDPEAFVVEADDELVVVGTDEGVQRFEERFLR, from the coding sequence ATGAATGACTGGCAGAAACGTGTTGCGGGGGCGACGGGAGTCGTGGCAATGACGCTCCTGACGTACGCCCTCGTCTATCAGTGGGGCATGGCGGTGTACGAAGACCGGTCGGTGATGTATATCCAGGCACTGCAGGTGGTGATCGAGGCAATCACGACGGCGGGGTTTGGGAGCCACGCCCCCTGGTCGAGCCCGCAGATGAACGCGATGGTGCTCTTCATGAACCTGACGGGGGTGCTGTTTGTCTTTCTCGCCATCCCGCTGTTCGCCGTGCCGGTGCTGCGGGACGCCTTTGAGCACCGCCCGCCGGAGACGTTTTCCGGCACGGACCACGTCGTGCTCGCGCCCCACACGCCCCGCATTGAGGCGCTGATCGATGAGCTCGAGGCGCAGGGCCGAGGATACGTCCTCCTTGAGCCGCGTCGCGAGCGGGCCCGGACGCTTCACGTCGACGGGTACCCGGTCGTCCACGGGGATCCGGAGTCGGTATCGGTGCTCGAGGGCGTTGACCTCCAGGCCGCCTCGGCCCTGGTGGTCGACGGGCGGGACGAGGTGGACACGAGCGTGATTCTCTCCGCGCGCGAAATCAGCGACGAGGTTCAGACCGTCGCCGTCATTGAGGACGAGGCGCTCGAGCCCTACCACCGGATGGCGGGAACCGACCGCGTGCTCTCCCCGCGTCAGCTGCTGGGCAAGGGGCTGGCCGGAGAAATCCCGTTCCTGCTCCGCATGGCGGAGGACACGACGATCGGCATCGGCGAGGACCTGGAGGTGGCCGAGCTCGACATTGAGCCGGGAAGCCCGCTCTGCGACCAGACGATCGGCGAGCTCCGGCTGCGCGAGCGCTTCGGCATTGATGTGATTGGCGCCTGGTTCGACGGCGCGTTCGAGAGCCCCGTCGGCCCGGGCACCACCGTCAGTTGCCGGGCGCGCCTCCTCGTGTCCGGGGGCCCCGACCGCATCCAGGCATTGCGGCGCGAGGACAGCTCGACGCTTCAGCTGCGGAAGCGGCAGCGCGTCATCGTCGTCGGGTACGGGCGGTCCGGCCAGGCGGCGGTCGACGTGCTGGCCGACACGGAGGCCCGGGTGACGATCGTCGACGCGAAGGATCGCCCGGAGGTGGACGTCGTGGGCGATGCCCGGGATCCCGGGGCGTACAAAGAGGCCGATGCCGGGACGGCCGACGCCATCATGATCGATCTCGACGACGACACGACCACCCTGTTCGCCACGCTCATCGCGCGGGACGCAAATCCCGCTGCGCACATCGTTGCCCGCGCGAACGCAGAGGAAAACGTGCGGAAGATCTACCGGGCCGGGGCGGACTACGTGCAGTCCCTCGCGTCCATCAGCGGGCGGATGATGGCCGCGACCGTCCTGGAGCAGGAAGAGGTCCTCTCGTTCCGGACGAAGATTGACATGGTGCGCCTCCCGGCGGGCCGCCTGGCCGGGCGCACGCTCGCTGGAGAAGATGTGCGGGCCCGCACGGGCTGCACCGTCGTCGCGACGGTGCGCGATGGGGACGTGATCACGTCGCTCGATCCCGAGGCGTTCGTGGTGGAGGCGGACGACGAGCTCGTCGTCGTGGGCACGGACGAAGGGGTGCAGCGCTTCGAAGAGCGTTTTCTCCGGTAG
- a CDS encoding potassium channel family protein: MHRFVIVGLGNFGASVAEALYSHGHDVIAVDVDEQAVDDIAPHCSRAAVGDGREAATLEEIGAEAADAAVVSTGDDITASILATMALQDLGVDVVYVKVISDNHARIMRQLGATEAVFPERDSAFNLASRISEKGVVNYVRMGRNLSVQELVVPEEWRGHTLRELDVRAEYGVSVVGIHETTIDDMIVPPNPDDTLRHTDTLILAGTDEAIEKVADLASATAAEAE; encoded by the coding sequence ATGCATCGGTTTGTCATCGTCGGCCTTGGCAACTTCGGGGCCAGCGTTGCGGAGGCGCTTTACAGCCACGGCCACGACGTCATCGCCGTGGACGTCGACGAGCAGGCCGTCGACGACATCGCGCCGCACTGCTCCCGCGCGGCGGTGGGGGACGGGCGGGAGGCCGCCACGCTGGAGGAAATTGGCGCGGAGGCGGCGGACGCCGCCGTCGTGAGCACCGGCGACGACATCACGGCGAGCATTCTGGCCACGATGGCGCTGCAGGACCTGGGGGTGGACGTCGTCTACGTGAAGGTCATTTCGGACAACCACGCCCGCATCATGCGGCAGCTCGGCGCAACCGAGGCGGTGTTCCCGGAGCGGGACTCGGCCTTCAACCTGGCCAGCCGCATCTCGGAAAAGGGGGTCGTCAACTACGTGCGGATGGGCCGCAACCTCAGTGTGCAGGAGCTGGTGGTGCCGGAGGAGTGGCGGGGCCACACGCTCCGCGAACTCGACGTGCGGGCCGAGTACGGCGTATCGGTCGTGGGCATCCACGAGACGACGATCGACGACATGATCGTGCCCCCCAATCCGGACGATACACTTCGGCACACCGACACCCTGATTCTGGCGGGGACGGACGAGGCGATTGAAAAGGTCGCCGACCTGGCCAGCGCCACGGCGGCGGAGGCGGAGTAG
- a CDS encoding TrkH family potassium uptake protein, with translation MSTSSQQPPPGRRGVLWRLWSWWRSLSPPQLFVGAFLTLILAGTVGFMTLPGLYTGPPLHWVDALFTATSAVCVTGLIVVDTATYFTTWGQAYVLLLIQLGGLGIISFTSVILAALGQRLSLRHEKLAGSGTRLVDDIDYRALTWAILRFTFVAELIGGVLLYAAWVPRFGWGGAVWHAVFHTVSAFCNAGFSTFTTSLEGFQANLPLLMVVMGLIVVGGLGFLTLEELNVWRRKRRAEGRFRLSVHSQLVLGTTAFLIVAGWAAFTAFEWHNTLAGMSVGERLVNGLFASITPRTAGFNTIDYAQVETETNFLTIVFMMIGGSPGSTAGGIKTTTFALLGLLAWSRLQGRPTTSISSRTIPESTLQKAMSLFIGAFGIVTVAIFVFSVTEFGDGVAAGAAPFLSYMFEAFSAFNTVGLSMGATGTLTTTGRLSTVVLMFIGRVGTLTFVAAMAREPKRIKGGFRYAYEDVSIG, from the coding sequence GTGAGCACGTCTTCTCAACAGCCTCCGCCTGGACGAAGAGGCGTCCTGTGGCGTCTCTGGTCGTGGTGGCGGTCGCTGAGCCCGCCCCAGCTCTTCGTGGGGGCCTTCCTCACGCTGATTCTTGCGGGGACGGTCGGGTTTATGACCCTGCCGGGCCTCTACACCGGGCCGCCGCTACACTGGGTGGACGCCCTCTTTACCGCCACGAGTGCGGTGTGCGTGACCGGGCTCATCGTGGTCGACACCGCCACGTACTTCACGACGTGGGGCCAGGCCTACGTTTTGCTGCTCATTCAACTTGGCGGGTTGGGGATCATCTCGTTCACGTCCGTCATCCTGGCGGCCCTCGGGCAGCGCCTGTCCCTGCGACACGAGAAGCTGGCCGGAAGCGGGACGCGCCTCGTGGACGACATCGACTACCGGGCGCTCACCTGGGCGATCCTTCGGTTCACGTTCGTCGCCGAGCTGATCGGGGGCGTTCTGCTGTACGCCGCCTGGGTGCCCCGCTTCGGATGGGGAGGCGCCGTGTGGCACGCCGTCTTCCACACGGTGAGCGCGTTCTGCAACGCCGGGTTTTCGACGTTCACGACGTCGCTGGAGGGCTTTCAGGCCAACCTGCCGCTCCTGATGGTCGTGATGGGGCTCATCGTGGTGGGCGGGCTCGGCTTCCTGACCCTGGAGGAGCTAAATGTGTGGCGGCGAAAGCGCCGGGCCGAAGGGCGCTTCCGCCTGTCCGTGCACTCCCAGCTTGTGCTGGGCACCACGGCCTTCTTGATCGTGGCCGGCTGGGCGGCCTTTACGGCGTTCGAGTGGCACAACACACTGGCGGGGATGTCCGTCGGGGAGCGCCTCGTCAATGGCCTCTTCGCCAGCATCACCCCGCGCACCGCCGGGTTCAACACCATCGACTACGCGCAGGTGGAAACGGAGACGAACTTTCTGACGATCGTCTTTATGATGATTGGCGGCTCGCCCGGCTCCACGGCCGGGGGCATCAAGACGACCACCTTCGCGCTGCTCGGGCTCCTGGCCTGGTCGCGCCTGCAGGGAAGGCCCACCACGAGCATTTCCAGTCGCACCATTCCGGAATCCACCCTCCAGAAGGCCATGAGCCTCTTCATCGGGGCCTTCGGGATCGTGACGGTCGCCATCTTCGTCTTCAGTGTGACCGAGTTTGGGGACGGCGTGGCGGCCGGCGCTGCGCCCTTCCTCAGCTACATGTTTGAGGCGTTCAGTGCCTTCAACACGGTGGGGCTTTCGATGGGCGCGACGGGCACGTTGACCACGACGGGGCGCCTGTCCACCGTCGTCCTCATGTTCATTGGCCGTGTGGGCACGCTCACCTTCGTGGCGGCGATGGCCCGCGAGCCGAAGCGCATCAAAGGCGGCTTCCGGTACGCCTACGAAGACGTGTCGATCGGGTAG
- the trkA gene encoding Trk system potassium transporter TrkA, whose amino-acid sequence MKVVVIGVGQVGSSVAHALAGEHEVIAVDKDPDRLEMIRAETDVLTYEGNGARVDVLKSADVQDADLVVGSTSDDRSNILICSTARALNDGAFTIARVTETEYLATWSQLREAFNVDFMVGADHLTARNIVEVVGLPTARNVEHFGQGRVVMAGFTVPEESPVAGKTVQELRLGDGVNLVAVFDDEHMEIVRGTTCLRPNIRLLVIGRPGQVEHFAGTLTPRDRVKQARQILILGGGEIGFQTARMLEQRGLQPRLVEKDPDRAQALAQELPDTLVLQNDATDPKFLRREGVADADLVVSALTPDERNLLTSTLSLDLGAERVLSVVHRDVYESVFTSSGIETTVNPRREVIEEILRHTRVRGIEKITFVEGDRGEVVEVALTAESPLVGRPIEEGVETVPYNFVVGAVTRNGEVLIPRGKTVLEPQDHLVLFVDAEEADEVLEAL is encoded by the coding sequence ATGAAGGTCGTCGTCATCGGCGTCGGACAGGTCGGCAGCAGCGTGGCCCACGCGCTGGCCGGGGAGCACGAGGTGATTGCGGTCGACAAGGACCCCGACCGCCTCGAAATGATCCGGGCCGAGACCGACGTGCTCACCTACGAGGGCAACGGGGCCCGGGTCGACGTGCTGAAATCGGCGGACGTGCAGGACGCCGACCTCGTGGTTGGCAGCACGAGCGACGACCGCAGCAACATCCTGATCTGCAGCACGGCGCGGGCCCTGAACGACGGTGCCTTCACCATCGCCCGCGTCACCGAGACGGAATACCTCGCCACCTGGTCCCAGCTCCGCGAGGCCTTCAACGTGGACTTTATGGTGGGGGCCGACCACCTCACGGCCCGCAACATCGTGGAGGTCGTGGGGCTGCCCACCGCCCGCAACGTCGAGCACTTCGGGCAGGGGCGGGTCGTCATGGCCGGATTCACCGTTCCCGAGGAGAGCCCGGTCGCCGGAAAGACCGTTCAGGAATTGCGGCTGGGCGACGGCGTGAACCTCGTGGCCGTGTTCGACGACGAGCACATGGAGATTGTCCGCGGGACGACCTGCCTCCGGCCCAACATTCGGCTGCTGGTGATCGGGCGGCCAGGCCAGGTGGAGCACTTTGCGGGCACGCTTACCCCCAGGGACCGAGTGAAGCAGGCGCGCCAGATTCTGATTCTGGGCGGGGGGGAGATCGGGTTTCAGACGGCCCGGATGCTCGAACAACGCGGCCTCCAGCCCCGCCTCGTGGAGAAGGACCCCGACCGGGCCCAGGCCCTTGCTCAGGAGCTGCCGGACACGCTGGTCCTACAGAACGACGCGACGGACCCGAAATTCCTGCGCCGGGAGGGGGTGGCGGACGCCGACCTCGTCGTCTCGGCCCTCACGCCCGACGAGCGAAACCTCCTCACGTCGACGTTGAGCCTGGACCTCGGCGCCGAGCGGGTGCTGTCGGTGGTGCACCGCGACGTGTACGAATCGGTCTTTACGAGCAGTGGCATCGAGACGACGGTCAACCCCCGCCGGGAGGTCATCGAGGAGATCCTCCGACACACCCGTGTGCGGGGCATCGAGAAAATCACCTTCGTCGAGGGCGACCGCGGGGAGGTGGTGGAGGTGGCCCTCACGGCGGAGAGTCCTCTCGTAGGACGCCCGATTGAAGAGGGCGTCGAAACAGTGCCGTACAACTTCGTCGTGGGAGCGGTGACCCGGAACGGGGAGGTGCTCATTCCCCGGGGCAAAACGGTCCTGGAGCCTCAGGACCACCTCGTCCTGTTCGTCGACGCGGAAGAAGCAGACGAGGTCCTGGAGGCACTATGA
- a CDS encoding TrkH family potassium uptake protein, whose product MIAARRLRRVSSVLGPVLKWFSAVFSVPIATALYHGTSVVPFLVPLGLSFGAGALAEWMGGDSELTVQDGFLLVTLTWVLVSLLGSIPYLLSGTGSFATPINAVFESFSGFSATGSTILLDISIEKHGAALMLWRQLTQWIAGMGILALAVAVLPRLSAGGAQFLDAEVPGPRLERLTPHIAETARRLWLLYIGCSVVLLALLLGVHYAGLAPRMTPYQALAHVFTTIPSGGFSPQARSIEAFAPTVQWILIPFMFVAAMNFTLLWQAIVSTPTAPARDTEFRVYLSVFAVGSLLVSAMLWGNGQFGGLEETFRHGTFQTATLLTTTGYASTDFAVWSEEVLVVLLLLMFASGCVGSTSGGLKLMRWTVGVKVIGRELFQMIHPSSVRPMWLGRRTVKEPVVRGILIVILTYLLLVVGGTGFIAVDAHRVGIDLALSEAFSGTLVVLGNIGPGFGAVGPMGGFEALPVPTKIFMCLLMVAGRLEVMTFLVVLSPSYWQG is encoded by the coding sequence ATGATTGCAGCTCGTCGACTCCGCCGGGTCAGCAGTGTGCTGGGGCCGGTCCTAAAGTGGTTCTCGGCCGTCTTTTCGGTGCCGATCGCCACGGCCCTCTACCACGGCACCTCGGTGGTGCCCTTCCTCGTGCCGCTGGGCCTCTCGTTCGGGGCTGGGGCGCTCGCGGAATGGATGGGGGGCGACAGCGAGCTCACGGTGCAGGACGGATTCCTGCTCGTGACGCTCACCTGGGTCCTGGTCTCGCTTCTCGGAAGCATCCCGTACCTGTTGAGCGGCACCGGCAGCTTTGCGACGCCCATCAACGCCGTCTTCGAGAGCTTCAGCGGCTTTTCGGCGACCGGGTCGACGATCCTGCTCGACATTTCGATCGAGAAGCACGGGGCGGCGCTCATGCTCTGGCGACAGCTTACGCAGTGGATTGCCGGCATGGGCATCCTCGCACTGGCGGTCGCCGTGTTGCCGCGCCTGTCGGCCGGGGGCGCCCAGTTTCTGGACGCCGAGGTGCCGGGCCCGCGCCTGGAGCGGCTCACGCCCCACATCGCCGAGACGGCCCGGCGCCTCTGGCTGCTGTACATCGGGTGCTCGGTGGTGCTCCTGGCGCTGCTGCTGGGCGTGCACTACGCCGGGCTCGCCCCCCGCATGACGCCGTACCAGGCCCTCGCGCACGTCTTTACCACCATTCCGTCCGGTGGCTTCTCGCCCCAGGCCCGGAGCATCGAGGCATTCGCCCCCACGGTGCAGTGGATCCTCATCCCCTTCATGTTCGTGGCGGCGATGAACTTTACGCTGCTCTGGCAGGCGATCGTGTCCACCCCGACGGCCCCCGCCCGCGATACGGAATTCCGGGTCTACCTTTCGGTCTTTGCCGTCGGAAGCCTCCTGGTGAGCGCCATGCTGTGGGGCAACGGGCAGTTCGGGGGCCTCGAAGAGACGTTTCGGCACGGCACGTTCCAGACGGCCACCCTGCTCACCACCACCGGCTACGCGAGCACCGACTTCGCCGTGTGGAGCGAGGAGGTTCTCGTGGTCCTATTGCTCCTCATGTTTGCCAGCGGGTGCGTGGGCAGCACGTCCGGCGGCCTCAAGCTCATGCGGTGGACCGTAGGGGTCAAGGTAATTGGGCGCGAACTCTTTCAAATGATTCACCCCTCGTCCGTGCGCCCGATGTGGCTGGGGCGCCGCACGGTGAAGGAGCCGGTGGTGCGGGGCATTCTCATCGTGATCCTCACCTATCTGCTGCTGGTGGTGGGCGGCACCGGCTTTATCGCCGTGGACGCCCACCGCGTGGGGATCGACCTTGCACTCAGCGAGGCCTTTTCCGGCACGCTGGTGGTGCTGGGCAACATCGGCCCGGGCTTCGGTGCCGTCGGGCCGATGGGCGGGTTCGAGGCCCTGCCGGTGCCGACGAAGATCTTCATGTGCCTGCTGATGGTGGCGGGCCGCCTGGAGGTGATGACGTTTCTCGTGGTTCTGAGCCCGAGCTACTGGCAGGGGTAG
- a CDS encoding cation:proton antiporter: MVEFELLRSLGIMLLAALGVVLVARAARVPNIVAYIGAGLLLGPTLGVLTVTHTIELIAEFGIILLLFLVGLELSLDKIKEVGTTAFVAGGVQMGGTALGGGLLAGLFGVPVVEAVVVAVAIMFSSTVVVVKMLEKQGDLDAPYGQIAVGVLLVQDLVVVMVLTFVAGLAGPGELAWADVAWGLGQAFVGMALLGGLIAAAARYVLPPAIQWISRMTEGLFIWSLFWCFLVVLGAEALHLSPELGAFLAGIALAQLPQCHELRQRVHPLMNFFIIVFFVSLGLQMELGAALARWPLALALAAFVMVVKPLLFFGVLPRLGHGEETAFRTGLSLAQISEFSLIFGALALASGLIDEALLSVITLVGLVTFALSSFLLLYSDRLYAAVKPYRPLAGLGARQEAPAPPPDGLQGHVIVVGLNTLGRRLVDRLTAAGETVVAVDTDPEKLARLSVRTVHGNAIHETTRAAADWEDARLVVSSLSIEGTNNLLAYHARRAGVPCSIHAFDRTSENSLRSFGVDHLIRSKHEGARRLLDELKSRAVLS; the protein is encoded by the coding sequence ATGGTCGAGTTCGAGCTGCTCCGCAGCCTGGGCATCATGCTGCTGGCCGCCCTCGGGGTCGTGCTCGTAGCCCGGGCCGCGCGCGTGCCCAACATTGTGGCGTATATCGGGGCCGGGCTGTTGCTGGGGCCGACGCTTGGGGTGTTGACGGTGACCCACACCATCGAGCTCATCGCCGAGTTCGGCATCATCCTGCTCCTCTTCCTCGTGGGGCTGGAGCTGAGCCTCGACAAGATCAAAGAGGTGGGCACGACCGCCTTCGTGGCGGGGGGCGTACAGATGGGCGGCACGGCGCTCGGTGGGGGCCTGCTGGCAGGGCTCTTCGGGGTGCCGGTCGTCGAGGCCGTCGTGGTGGCCGTGGCGATTATGTTTAGCAGCACGGTCGTGGTCGTCAAGATGCTCGAAAAGCAGGGCGACCTCGACGCGCCGTACGGGCAGATTGCCGTGGGCGTGCTGTTGGTGCAGGACCTCGTGGTGGTGATGGTGCTCACGTTCGTCGCCGGCCTCGCGGGGCCCGGCGAACTCGCGTGGGCCGACGTGGCGTGGGGCCTCGGACAGGCCTTCGTGGGGATGGCGCTCCTGGGCGGTCTCATCGCGGCGGCAGCCCGGTACGTCCTGCCGCCAGCCATCCAGTGGATTTCCCGGATGACCGAGGGCTTGTTCATCTGGAGCCTCTTCTGGTGCTTCCTGGTGGTACTGGGGGCCGAGGCGCTTCACCTCTCGCCCGAACTGGGGGCCTTCCTGGCCGGGATTGCGCTCGCCCAGCTGCCGCAGTGCCACGAGTTGCGCCAGCGCGTGCACCCGCTGATGAACTTCTTCATCATCGTCTTCTTCGTGTCGCTCGGCCTGCAGATGGAACTGGGGGCGGCCCTTGCGCGGTGGCCCCTCGCCCTAGCGCTCGCGGCGTTCGTGATGGTCGTCAAGCCGCTGCTCTTCTTTGGGGTGCTGCCCCGGCTGGGCCACGGCGAAGAGACCGCGTTCCGGACGGGCCTCAGTCTCGCACAGATCAGTGAGTTTTCGCTCATCTTCGGCGCGCTGGCGCTCGCCTCGGGCCTGATCGACGAGGCGCTCCTGTCGGTCATCACGCTGGTGGGCCTCGTCACCTTCGCGCTCTCCTCGTTTCTGTTGCTCTACAGCGACCGCCTCTACGCCGCCGTGAAGCCGTACCGGCCGCTGGCCGGGCTCGGCGCGCGGCAGGAGGCCCCCGCCCCTCCGCCGGACGGGCTGCAGGGGCACGTCATCGTCGTGGGCCTGAACACACTTGGCCGCCGCCTCGTCGACCGGCTGACCGCGGCCGGCGAGACGGTCGTCGCGGTCGACACCGACCCGGAGAAGCTCGCCCGGCTCTCCGTACGCACCGTCCACGGCAACGCCATCCACGAGACGACGCGCGCGGCGGCGGACTGGGAGGACGCCAGGCTGGTTGTTTCGAGCCTCAGCATCGAAGGCACCAACAACCTGTTGGCCTACCACGCCCGGCGGGCCGGCGTGCCGTGCAGCATCCACGCGTTCGATCGCACCAGCGAGAACAGCCTCCGCAGCTTCGGGGTGGACCACCTGATTCGGTCGAAGCACGAAGGGGCCCGGCGCCTGCTCGACGAGCTCAAATCGAGAGCGGTGTTGTCATGA
- a CDS encoding cation:proton antiporter yields MTELAILLGLAAAGYGVSRWTQLPAIPFLLMGGLALNATGAVGDAGFVEDVLFLSVSILLFVAGTDLSLTRVGPFKKTAFGIGVAQFVGLAAAALGIAYGLDYALTDALYLGLALAASSTIVGVRLLQRRQQMFEPYGRTVLGALLLQDVIVVLLLPLLVRLPDGPAAVLGSLGGTAVLLAGVGIVMKGVVPLLLERELDAETQLLAVLGVLFGFMGAAAWLDVPLFAAAFLAGVSLSGFPFSGIVHAEMQPLYDFFSAIFFASLGIAAARPDPTLIGHAVLFAGVVLVLTPLIVAVVGAWTGLVARSALESGLLLAQTSELSLVVGLQALVAGPIGGEVFSVIVLTTVFTMMLTPLLTSETVVWELVRWHPSRQSDVLSEVPSNHVLVLGGGRNARPLLRLLRESKYEAVVVDEDPTVVNRLRDRGVRCVRGDGSDRSVLLKAGGAQARIVVSLLRNPKAVESLLDYVGDTVPILVRVFEDHEAEWVEARGGTPIRFAHAASDAFMDWFRQTRPTAQNEATSPSP; encoded by the coding sequence ATGACGGAGCTTGCCATTCTTCTCGGCCTGGCGGCCGCCGGGTACGGGGTGTCGCGCTGGACGCAGCTTCCCGCCATCCCGTTCCTGCTGATGGGGGGCCTCGCCCTGAATGCCACAGGGGCCGTGGGCGACGCCGGGTTCGTGGAGGACGTTTTGTTTTTAAGCGTGTCCATCCTGCTTTTCGTGGCGGGGACGGACCTCAGCCTCACCCGCGTCGGGCCGTTCAAGAAAACGGCCTTTGGGATCGGCGTCGCGCAGTTTGTAGGCCTCGCCGCGGCGGCATTGGGGATTGCGTACGGGCTCGACTATGCCCTCACCGACGCGCTCTACCTGGGCTTGGCCCTGGCGGCCAGCTCCACGATCGTGGGCGTGCGCCTCCTCCAGCGCCGGCAGCAGATGTTTGAGCCCTACGGGCGCACGGTGCTCGGCGCACTGCTCCTGCAGGACGTGATCGTCGTCCTCCTTTTGCCGCTGCTCGTCCGGCTCCCGGACGGTCCCGCGGCCGTGCTGGGCAGCCTGGGCGGGACGGCCGTACTGCTCGCTGGGGTGGGAATTGTGATGAAGGGCGTGGTGCCGCTCCTGCTCGAGCGCGAGCTGGACGCCGAGACGCAGTTGCTCGCGGTCCTCGGCGTGCTGTTTGGGTTCATGGGGGCGGCGGCGTGGCTTGACGTGCCGCTCTTCGCCGCGGCCTTCCTCGCCGGCGTTTCGCTTTCAGGGTTTCCCTTCAGCGGCATCGTGCACGCCGAGATGCAGCCGCTCTACGACTTCTTCTCGGCGATTTTCTTCGCGTCGCTGGGGATAGCGGCCGCCCGGCCCGACCCCACCCTGATCGGGCACGCGGTCCTCTTTGCGGGGGTGGTGCTGGTGCTGACCCCCCTGATTGTTGCCGTCGTGGGGGCGTGGACCGGGCTCGTGGCCCGGTCCGCCCTGGAGAGTGGCCTGCTGCTCGCCCAGACGAGTGAACTCTCGCTGGTCGTGGGCCTGCAGGCCCTCGTGGCCGGTCCCATTGGGGGGGAGGTTTTTTCGGTGATCGTCCTGACCACGGTCTTCACGATGATGCTCACCCCGCTGCTCACGAGCGAGACGGTGGTGTGGGAGCTCGTGCGGTGGCATCCCTCGCGTCAGTCAGACGTTCTGTCCGAGGTGCCAAGCAACCACGTGCTTGTCCTGGGGGGTGGGCGGAACGCCCGCCCCTTGCTTCGGCTGCTTCGGGAGTCCAAATACGAGGCCGTCGTGGTGGACGAGGACCCCACCGTGGTGAATCGCCTTCGCGACCGGGGCGTGCGCTGTGTGCGCGGCGACGGGAGCGATCGGTCAGTTTTGCTGAAGGCCGGGGGGGCGCAGGCCCGTATCGTGGTGTCCCTTCTCCGCAATCCAAAGGCCGTCGAGTCGTTGCTGGACTACGTCGGCGACACCGTCCCCATTCTGGTGCGCGTCTTCGAGGACCACGAGGCCGAGTGGGTCGAGGCCCGGGGCGGAACCCCCATCCGCTTCGCCCACGCCGCGAGCGACGCGTTTATGGACTGGTTTCGGCAGACGCGACCGACGGCGCAGAACGAGGCGACGTCCCCGAGCCCGTAA